A window of Leptotrichia hongkongensis genomic DNA:
AGTAAAGACATTACGGAAAGAAAGTCCAAAACTTGATTTTGAGATAAATTATGGAAATGACGGAAAAGGATATGGAATTCATTACATTGATAAAAACACAGATATAACAGCTGTCATTTTAACAAATTCGTTTTTTTCAGGAGATTATACAAAAAAATTAAGAATCGAAAAAATAGTATTCTTTAAAGGAAGTCCAGTAGTTCAATATGAAAAAACATTGGAAAGTCAGGATATAAAACTGTTAAAACTAAAGGAAATTCCGAAGAGAATATTAAGTTTAGTGTGTTGTATGATTGAAATTTTATCAAGTGAAGGAAATAATTAAAATAAGGAGTATTTATGAATAATAAGAAAAAAATAGCGCTATTTTTAGGTGCTGTTTCTTTAATTGCTTTTGGAAATTATAAGCAATTTGTAAAAAATAGTAAGCAAAAAACAGTTGTAGAAGGAAAATCTAGCGAGAAAGCGTCTTCTTCGTCAAGTAAAGCGGATAAAGAAGGTAAAAGCAGTGAAAAAGCAACTTTATCTGCAGGAAATAATCCAACGCAAAAGGTTCAGAATACAGAAGTTATGGCTGAAATAAAATCAGTACCGCAGCCTCAGCCAGCTAAAACTGCAGTTCAAAATAATACAGATGATACCAAAAACAATAAATCTGATAAAAATTCAGAAACAAAGGACAGAGAGAAAAATATCAGCAAAGATAAAACTGAAAATTCGTCTCAAGATAGGAAAAACCAAAATTTAAAAAATAATAAAAAATTAACTGAGGATAATAGTCTAAAAACAAATAAAAATGTAGAAAGCCAATACAAGCTTAATACAAAAAATAAAGAAGAGACTAAAACTAAGAAAGAAAGTAAATCAAGTGAAAAAGCAACTTTATCAGGTGGAAATTAGGTGAAAACATGATGTATAAGGTTCAAGTACGTTTTTTATTTCATTCGGATATAAAAATTAAAATACCTGAAAGCTATGATGATTCTGTTTTTGACAGGTTATTTGGAATTTTAGAAGATGTGAATGAAAAGTATAATTCTTATGCTGAAAATTCTTATATTGATAAAATAAATAAAAATAGTGGGCATTTTGTAAAAGTAAATAATGAAACTATAAGTATTTTGAATAAAATTATTCATTTATCAAAAATTATTGGTGGAGAGTACGACATTACAATAATGCCTCTTATAAGACTGTGGGGTTTTTATAAACAAACCCCCATTTTGCCATCTTTTGATAAAATAAAAAAAGCGAAAAGGCTTGTGGATTATAAAAAGATAATTATTGACAAAAAGAAAAAGCGGGTAAAAATTGAAAAGAATCAGGAAATTATAACAGGTTCATTTATAAAGGCGTATGCGATAGAAAAAATGGCTCAGGAAATGAAAAAAATCGGGATAAAGGACGCAATTGTAAATGCTGGCGGAAGCAGTATTATTGCAATTAATGAATGGGGGATTATTGCTGAAAATCCTGAAGATGAGAAGGAAATATTAAGAAATATAAATGGAATGCCTGTAAGAATAACAAAATATGAATGTAATAAAGAAAATAAAGATAATGATTTATTTGAAATAAAGATAAAAGATACAAGTTATTCCACATCTAATCAGAAAAATACATATCTTTTGATAAATAACGAAAAATACGGACACATTATAAGTCCTAAAACTGGATTTCCATCTCAAAATAAACAAGTTGGAGTAATTACAAAAAGTGCTTTTTTTGGAGATATTATTTCGACAGGACTATATAATCAGACACCACAAAAATTTTATGAAATTATGGAAAAACTATCTAAAGAGATGGATATTTCAGGATTTTTGATTAATAATATAGGAAAGATATTTTATTTTAATATGGAAAAATATTTTTGTGGAAAATAAAAAAGGAAGAAGGAAATAAAATGGCAAAAGATGTTTTACATGAGCTAAGAGATATAAATTCGTTAAAGTCAAGGAGAAATAATGTAATACTAATATTCCTGTGTTTTCTAGTAGGAATTTTTTCTGGAATTATCGTGGGGACATATACATTAATATTAAAAAAGATGTCAATTTTTAGAGAATTTTTTACAACAAATCTAGAATTTTATAAAATAGCTATTGGAATAGCAATCTTTATTATTATGGGATTAGCTATACAATTTATGCTTACAAAATATCCATTAATTAGCGGAAGTGGAATTCCGCAAGTTAGCGGACTGCTTACGAAAAAGGTAAAGTTTAGATGGTTTGGGGAACTTATTACAAAATTTGTAGGAGGAATATTAGCAATAGGGGCAGGAATGTCTATGGGCCGTGAAGGGCCTTCAGTGCATTTGGGATCTTTGGTTGGTTCTGGGGTGAAGGAACTTACGAAACGCTCTGAAGTGGAAGAAAAGTATTTGGTAACATGTGGAGCAAGTGCTGGAATTTCCTCAACATTTAATGCACCGCTTGCAGGAGTGATTTTTTCTCTTGAGGAACTTCACAAATTTTTCTCGCCATTACTATTAATCTGTACTCTTGTAGCAAGTGGAACTTCAAATTATGTTTCAAGAATGATTTTAGGCTCACAAACTTCTTTTCAATACAATTTTGTGCTTCCAGAAGGTATACCGTATTATATATTTGCAATTATAACAGTTGTTTTTTGCATTATAATTACAGTTACTGGAAAAGCATTTAGCTATTTTCTGCTTTTAACGCAAAAACATTATAGAAATCTGAAATTGAATAAATATATAAAAATATCAATATTTATGATAATGGCGTATATTGTAGCAGTATTTTTTAGAGATATTACAGGCGGAGGACATGAACTTATAGAGGAAATGTTTGGAAAAAATGTAATGTTAAAAACAATCGTTATAATTTTACTTCTTAAATTCTTTTATACAATGTTTTGTTATGCAACAGGAGCACCAGGAGGAATTTTCCTGCCAATGCTTGTAGTAGGAGCTTTGATAGGAAAAGTTTATGGTGAGATATTAAATAATTATTTTTCAGTTCCAAATGAAATAATTGTACATTTTATGCTGCTTGGAATGGCTGCATATTTTACAGCAGTTGTCAGAGCTCCAATAACTGGGATTACATTAATTTTGGAAATGACAGGTAACTTTTCATATCTTTATATGCTAATAATTGTCTGTACAATAACTTATATTTTTACAGAATTGCTTAAAATGGAGCCAATTTATGAAAGACTTTATTTTAATATGTTTCATAAGCAAATTTTAGAAGAAGACAAGGAAAAGAGAAGAATACAGAAACGTGCTAAAAGATTGGAAATATTGGAAAAATGGTGGAAAAATAAAAAAATCGAAATTGGTATAAAGCCAGACGGAAAAAATGTAAAAGACAAGATAGTAACACTTTTAATTCCTGTCGGAGCAAATTCCGAATTTGACAATAAGATGGTAAAAGAGCTTAAATTACCAGAAAATCTGTTAATCGTGAGTGTGCGTAAAGCTGGGAAGGACAGTATCGCACGAGGAGATACATTGATTCAGAGTGGGAATCAGCTTGTGATTATTACAGATTACAGGACGGCACAGGAGTATGCTGGAGAACTGAGGGAGAGAGGAATGAAGATTGTTGATGAATTTTAGATATATAGTAAAACTACTTTAAAACTAAACTCAAAAGTTATGACTATTTTACTCAAACCCTAAATTTATATAATTTTTAGTAGTTTAATTTTAAGTAGGTTTGAGTATAATTTAAAATCTTTTTCTTAAACAAATAATTTAATTTTTTGACTTTGAAAAAATTAGAAATTATGTTATAATTTGAACTGTGATAAAAATTATCATAAATTTAAATACAGGGAGGAAAAATGAATAAAAGTAAAATTAACACAATTGTTGGTTCAATAGGGGCATTTATTGGAGTATTTGTATTTATAACGTATATTCCGCAGATTATTGCCAATATAGGAGGAGCAAAAGCACAGCCGTGGCAACCTCTTACTGCCTCAGTTTCTTGCTTGATATGGGTAATTTACGGATGGACTAAAGAACCTAAAAAAGATTATATTTTAATTGTACCAAATGCAGCAGGGGTAATATTAGGATTTATGACTTTTATTACAGCACTTTAATAAAAAAATAATTTAAAAGACTGTGAAAAAAACAGTCTTTTTTCTTTAACTTTTCATTTATATAGGGTATAATAAATACAGATAAAAATAGAAATAATAAAAATTTATTTAGGAGAGAAAATGAAAAATAAAATAAATGTACTTGGATTAGGACCTGGAAATTTGGACTACACTTTACCAGTTGTATTAAAAGAAATTGAAAAATCAGATGTAATAATCGGTGGAAAACGTCATATTGAAAGCCTTGGAAAATATGCAGAAAACAAAGAATACTGCTACATTAATGCTGATTTACAGCGAGTTCTGGATTTTATAAAAGAAAACCGTGATAAAAAAATGTCACTAATTCTATCAGGAGATACAGGTTTTTATAGTATGCTAACATTTATGCGAAAACATTTTGAGGCTAGTGAACTAAATGTAATACCTGGAATTTCCTCAATTCAATATATGTTTGCTAAAATTTCTGATTATTGGAATAATGCTTTTATATCTAGCGTTCATGGACGAGAAATGGATTATGTTGAAAAGTTACGGGAATTTGGTAAAATCGGACTTTTGACAGATAACAAAAATACACCGCAGAAAATATCGGAAACACTGATTGAAGCTGGAATGGATAGCTCTATTATTTTTGTCGGAGAAAATTTATCTTATGAGAATGAAGAAATTTTGGAATTATCAGTAAAAGAAATGGTAAAAGTTGAGAAAAAATTTGAAATGAATGTAGTTGTGATTTATTGGGATGGGAAGGAAGAGTAAGTGAAAAAATAGAATAGATAGAAAAAATACCACTTAACAAAATTAATTGTAGGTGGTATTTTTTTTATAAAATATTAAATTTTCCTAAAAGTATTAATTTGAAATATTTTATAATTTTTTTTAAATAATTTTTCTATCTTATTTTTATTATTTGTGTTAAGATATTTGTAATTTATAGTAAGCTTTTTAATAACAAGTTATTATGAGTTTTATATTATTTTAAATTTAAAATGATATATTTTGTATTTTATGAAAAGTAAATAATTTTTCAATTTTTTTTTACAAAGTATTTCTAGGTACTATAAAATAAGGTCTAAAATATATTTTCAATTAATTGTATTTTTTCAATAAAAATTTCAAAAATTTAATATTGAAATAGTTAAAATCATAGGTTATATATTAATGTAGCCTTAATTAAGGAGGTTAAATGTTAAATAATAGAGAAATAAAAATACTTGAGATTTTTTCTTCTGAAGAAGAAGTTTTTATTAAGAAATTAAAAGAAAAATTTGGTATTTCTGAAAGAATGATAAGATATGATATTGAAAAAATCAATTTTGTTTTGTCAATATTTAATATTAAGCCTATATATCGAAATAAATCAGGAACTTTTAAGCTGGATTGTGATAGTAAAATAAATAAAATAAAGGCTATAGTAAAAGAGGCAGAGCCTGTAACTATTGAAAAAAGAAGGAATTTAATAAAATTTCTGCTTATAACAACTGTAAAAAAAATTAATATATCTAATTTGATGGAAAAGTTTGATACATCAAGGATTACAATTAATGGGGATTTGAATAGGATAAAAAAAGAATTTGAAGAAAAAGAGATTAAATTAATTACAAAAAAAGGAATAATGCTTGAAGGGAAAATATCAAATTTAATAAAATATAGAGTTGAAAAAATATCAGAATGTCTTAATTATTTGAAAAATATAAAAAATAAGACTATTTATGGAATGAAAATAGAAGAAATATTTAAAGAAAATCTAGGCATAAGAGAAGTAAAAATTTTTAGTGATTTTTTGAAAAAAATACTATCTAAATTAAATTTTTCAGCAACTGATGAAAATTATAAAACATTACTTTCTTATATTATTTTGTTACAATCAGAAAGTTTTCACGAAGAAATTAGCAATTTTATATGTGTTGATGGTGAGATAATAAAAGAATGGAATGAATATGACATAATAAAAAAAGAAATAAAAAATTATGAATTAAATGAAATTTTTAATGAACAAGATATATTTATTATAACAGATTTAGTAGTTAAAATAAGTTCTTATAATAAAGATTCTGAATTTTATGAAAATTGGATTGATATAGATATTTTGGTAAAAAATTTAATTGAAAATATAAATAGCAGATTAAATGTGGATATATCAAAGGATAAATTATTGTTTGAATATTTAAGGCAGCATCTGAATCCATTTTTCTATAGAGTAAAAAATGAATACACATTAAATGATAAATTTATACAGGATTTAAAATTTACAAAAAATAATCTGTTTTATTTAATAAAAGAGTCTCTTAATATTTTGACAAATATATTAAAAAAAGATATACCTGACGAGGAAATATTTCTTCTGACTCTTCATTTTCAAGCTTCAATAGAAAGAGTTGTGAATAATAACATAAAAGTAAAAAGGATAATAATTATCAGTACATTAGGATACGGAATCTCTCAAATACTGGTAGATAATATATCTTCCTTGTTTAATGTCGAAATAGTTGCAGTAACTCCTTATTTTAAACTAAAAGAAACATTGCTTAATAATGAAAATATAGATTATATAATAACAACGATGGATATAGAGGATAAAATTTTATACAACATTCCAATATTAAAGGTAAATCCTGTATTTACAATAGATGACAGGAAAAAAATGCTAGATGTTGGTTTTGTATCGAATAATAAAAAAGTTTTAATATCAGAATTAATTCAAATTATAGAAGAGGAGGCAAAAATAAACAATAAAGAAGAATTGATAAAAAAACTTGAAAATAAAATGAAAGGAAGGATAATAAACGATGTTGTAGAAGCGGAAGAAGAAAAAGACATAATTACAAATGAAAATATTATTTTTAGTTACGATGGAAAAAATATTGAAGAAGCAATAGAATATACATGCAGACTTCTGGAAAAAATGAAATATATATCAAGTTCATACACAAAAAGTATTTTGGATATATTAAGAAATCATACATCCTATATGATAATACATAATGGAATAATTTTGCCACATTCAAAAAATAAAAATAATGTATTTAAAACTTCGGGAATTTTACTTGAATTGAAAAATACGCTTGAACTTAATGGAAATAATATAAAATACATTTTTACTTTTGCCATAAAGGATAAAGAAAAAGAACTGAATAGAGTGAGTAAAATTATAAATAAAATTTTTAAAGACGAACTGATAGAAATAATGAAAACAAAAAATAAAAATAAAATAGTGAAATATTTTTCAGAAAATACAGATGCATAGAAAGGAATAAGGTATGAAAGATTATTTTAAAGAAGAAAATATTTTTTTTGATTTTGAAGCAAATGACAGAAATGATTTTCTATCTAAAATAGGTGAAATTTTATTTGAAAAAAAATATGTAAATAAGGGATTTGTAAATTCGATTATTGAAAGAGAGGAAAATTATCCTACAGGATTGGATTTTGGTGAATATAAAATTGCTATACCTCATACAAATCCTGAATTTGTCAGTAAAGAAGGTATTATAGTAGTTAAACTGGAAAAACCAGTTATTTTTAGAGACATGGGGTTAAATGAAAATGATTTGGAAGTATCAGTAATATTTGTACTGTTGATACAAAAGGGAGAAGAGCAGGTAAATTTATTGACAAAATTGATGTCTTTGCTGGAACAGAAGGAAGTTTACAATAGTATAAAAAATACATCAGATAAAAAGGAAATATTACAAATATTAAGTAAAAATTTTTAGGCAAGGTGATTACGGATGATAACTAGAACTTTGGAAGTAAAAAACAGAACTGGGTTACATGCAAGACCTATCTCTCAAATAATAAAGGTAATATCAAAATATAAATCAAAAACTGTTTTTAGAGTAGGTGATAAGAAAGTAGAAAATAAAAGCGTCCTTGGTTTTTTAAAGTTAGGAGCTAAATTTGGAACAAAAGTTGAAATAGAAATAGATGGAGAAGATGAAACTGAATTATTAAAAGAATTGGAAAGTTTATTTTACTCAAATTTTGGAGAATAAAAAAATATTAAAATTAGGAGGAATTTATATGAAAAAAATAGTTGTAGCATGTGGATCAGGAGTAGCAACATCACAGACAGTTGCTTCAAAAATTAACAGTATGCTGGAAGATGAAGGAATAAGAGCAACAGTAGAAGCAGTAGACATAAAATCACTTGAAAGCATAATAGATCAAGTTGATGTTTATGTGACAATAGTTCCAGGATCTCAAACTTATGATAAGCCAATGATAAATGGAATTAAATTTTTAACAGGAATGGGAATGGCAGAAGAATTTGAAAAATTAAAAGAATTGCTAAAATAATATTGGCGATAAATTTTAGGAGGTAACAAAAATGTTTGGAAATATTTTAAACTATATTTTAG
This region includes:
- a CDS encoding PTS sugar transporter subunit IIB, which gives rise to MKKIVVACGSGVATSQTVASKINSMLEDEGIRATVEAVDIKSLESIIDQVDVYVTIVPGSQTYDKPMINGIKFLTGMGMAEEFEKLKELLK
- a CDS encoding ClC family H(+)/Cl(-) exchange transporter; protein product: MAKDVLHELRDINSLKSRRNNVILIFLCFLVGIFSGIIVGTYTLILKKMSIFREFFTTNLEFYKIAIGIAIFIIMGLAIQFMLTKYPLISGSGIPQVSGLLTKKVKFRWFGELITKFVGGILAIGAGMSMGREGPSVHLGSLVGSGVKELTKRSEVEEKYLVTCGASAGISSTFNAPLAGVIFSLEELHKFFSPLLLICTLVASGTSNYVSRMILGSQTSFQYNFVLPEGIPYYIFAIITVVFCIIITVTGKAFSYFLLLTQKHYRNLKLNKYIKISIFMIMAYIVAVFFRDITGGGHELIEEMFGKNVMLKTIVIILLLKFFYTMFCYATGAPGGIFLPMLVVGALIGKVYGEILNNYFSVPNEIIVHFMLLGMAAYFTAVVRAPITGITLILEMTGNFSYLYMLIIVCTITYIFTELLKMEPIYERLYFNMFHKQILEEDKEKRRIQKRAKRLEILEKWWKNKKIEIGIKPDGKNVKDKIVTLLIPVGANSEFDNKMVKELKLPENLLIVSVRKAGKDSIARGDTLIQSGNQLVIITDYRTAQEYAGELRERGMKIVDEF
- a CDS encoding HPr family phosphocarrier protein, with translation MITRTLEVKNRTGLHARPISQIIKVISKYKSKTVFRVGDKKVENKSVLGFLKLGAKFGTKVEIEIDGEDETELLKELESLFYSNFGE
- a CDS encoding BglG family transcription antiterminator — encoded protein: MLNNREIKILEIFSSEEEVFIKKLKEKFGISERMIRYDIEKINFVLSIFNIKPIYRNKSGTFKLDCDSKINKIKAIVKEAEPVTIEKRRNLIKFLLITTVKKINISNLMEKFDTSRITINGDLNRIKKEFEEKEIKLITKKGIMLEGKISNLIKYRVEKISECLNYLKNIKNKTIYGMKIEEIFKENLGIREVKIFSDFLKKILSKLNFSATDENYKTLLSYIILLQSESFHEEISNFICVDGEIIKEWNEYDIIKKEIKNYELNEIFNEQDIFIITDLVVKISSYNKDSEFYENWIDIDILVKNLIENINSRLNVDISKDKLLFEYLRQHLNPFFYRVKNEYTLNDKFIQDLKFTKNNLFYLIKESLNILTNILKKDIPDEEIFLLTLHFQASIERVVNNNIKVKRIIIISTLGYGISQILVDNISSLFNVEIVAVTPYFKLKETLLNNENIDYIITTMDIEDKILYNIPILKVNPVFTIDDRKKMLDVGFVSNNKKVLISELIQIIEEEAKINNKEELIKKLENKMKGRIINDVVEAEEEKDIITNENIIFSYDGKNIEEAIEYTCRLLEKMKYISSSYTKSILDILRNHTSYMIIHNGIILPHSKNKNNVFKTSGILLELKNTLELNGNNIKYIFTFAIKDKEKELNRVSKIINKIFKDELIEIMKTKNKNKIVKYFSENTDA
- a CDS encoding FAD:protein FMN transferase, giving the protein MYKVQVRFLFHSDIKIKIPESYDDSVFDRLFGILEDVNEKYNSYAENSYIDKINKNSGHFVKVNNETISILNKIIHLSKIIGGEYDITIMPLIRLWGFYKQTPILPSFDKIKKAKRLVDYKKIIIDKKKKRVKIEKNQEIITGSFIKAYAIEKMAQEMKKIGIKDAIVNAGGSSIIAINEWGIIAENPEDEKEILRNINGMPVRITKYECNKENKDNDLFEIKIKDTSYSTSNQKNTYLLINNEKYGHIISPKTGFPSQNKQVGVITKSAFFGDIISTGLYNQTPQKFYEIMEKLSKEMDISGFLINNIGKIFYFNMEKYFCGK
- a CDS encoding SemiSWEET family transporter, which gives rise to MNKSKINTIVGSIGAFIGVFVFITYIPQIIANIGGAKAQPWQPLTASVSCLIWVIYGWTKEPKKDYILIVPNAAGVILGFMTFITAL
- a CDS encoding PTS sugar transporter subunit IIA — protein: MKDYFKEENIFFDFEANDRNDFLSKIGEILFEKKYVNKGFVNSIIEREENYPTGLDFGEYKIAIPHTNPEFVSKEGIIVVKLEKPVIFRDMGLNENDLEVSVIFVLLIQKGEEQVNLLTKLMSLLEQKEVYNSIKNTSDKKEILQILSKNF
- the cbiE gene encoding precorrin-6y C5,15-methyltransferase (decarboxylating) subunit CbiE; translated protein: MKNKINVLGLGPGNLDYTLPVVLKEIEKSDVIIGGKRHIESLGKYAENKEYCYINADLQRVLDFIKENRDKKMSLILSGDTGFYSMLTFMRKHFEASELNVIPGISSIQYMFAKISDYWNNAFISSVHGREMDYVEKLREFGKIGLLTDNKNTPQKISETLIEAGMDSSIIFVGENLSYENEEILELSVKEMVKVEKKFEMNVVVIYWDGKEE